The Thunnus maccoyii chromosome 9, fThuMac1.1, whole genome shotgun sequence genome includes a region encoding these proteins:
- the slc2a8 gene encoding solute carrier family 2, facilitated glucose transporter member 8 isoform X2 produces MEVALARLILNGNGEQQERANIRISMDIQNERRRLLDAEGGDEDPTGLMSEHEAYLSKVKNRKLYLATFASVLGPMSFGFVLGYSSPAIPDLTQISDPRLRLDDVQASWFGSIVTLGAAAGGLLGGWMVEKIGRKLSLMFCSLPFVFGFTIIIAAQNVWMLHLGRVLTGVASGVTSLVVPLYISEMCHERVRGTLGSCVQLMVVLGIMGVYLAGLYLDWRWLAICSSIPPTLLMVCMCFMPETPRFLLSQGKRREAEEALRFLRGPDAPVEWECARIEDACDEQGSSFQMSDLKDPGVYKPLVIGIMLMIFQQLTGINAIMFYAENIFEQAHFKDSDLASVIVGLIQVVFTGVAALIMDKAGRKLLLIMSGVAMAISTTAFGVYFYLISKVHSTTLTSDLVLGVQSQVGEEPHADLAWLALASMAIFITGFALGWGPIPWLIMSEIFPLKVRGFASAVCVLTNWSMAFIVTKTFQDMMILLTSAGTFWLFASMCTLNVIFTIALIPETKGKTLEQIEAIFRGTSGP; encoded by the exons ATGGAAGTGGCTTTAGCTAGGTTAATTCTCAATGGAAACG GAGAACAACAAGAGAGGGCAAACATCAGGATCAGTATGGACATCCAGAACGAGAGGAGAAGGCTCCTGGATGCGGAGGGAGGTGATGAGGATCCGACTGGACTCATGTCTGAGCATGAGGCTTATCTGAG CAAAGTGAAGAACAGGAAGTTGTACCTTGCAACATTTGCGTCCGTCCTGGGCCCCATGAGCTTCGGGTTTGTTTTGGGCTACAGCTCTCCTGCCATCCCTGACCTCACCCAGATCTCAGACCCTCGGCTGCGGCTGGACGATGTCCAGGCCTCCTGGTTTGGG TCCATCGTGACGTTGGGAGCGGCGGCGGGCGGCCTGCTGGGCGGCTGGATGGTGGAGAAAATCGGCAGGAAGCTCAGTCTGATGTTCTGCTCGCTGCCGTTTGTCTTCGgtttcaccatcatcatcgCGGCGCAGAACGTTTGGATGCTTCACCTCGGCAGGGTGCTCACCGGCGTCGCCAGCGGAGTCACCTCGCTGGTCGTCCCG CTGTATATCTCTGAGATGTGTCATGAGCGCGTTCGAGGGACGTTAGGCTCCTGCGTGCAGCTCATGGTGGTGCTCGGCATCATGGGAGTGTATCTCGCAG GTCTATACCTGGACTGGCGCTGGCTGGCGATCTGCAGCTCCATCCCACCGACGCTGCTGATGGTGTGTATGTGCTTCATGCCGGAGACGCCCAGGTTCCTGCTGTCCCAGGGCAAGAGGCGGGAAGCCGAGGAGGCGCTGCGCTTCCTGCGAGGACCTGATGCCCCCGTCGAATGGGAGTGCGCCCGCATTGAGGACGCCTGTGACGAGCAG gGGTCTAGTTTCCAGATGTCCGACCTGAAGGACCCTGGTGTCTACAAGCCTCTGGTGATCGGCATCATGCTGATGATCTTTCAGCAGCTGACTGGGATCAATGCCATCATGTTCTACgctgaaaacatatttgaacaGGCACATTTCAAG GACAGTGACCTGGCCTCAGTGATCGTGGGTCTGATTCAGGTGGTCTTCACAGGAGTGGCAGCGCTGATCATGGACAAGGCCGGAAGAAAACTTCTTCTCATCATGTCAG gtgttgccatggcgatcAGCACCACAGCGTTCGGGGTTTATTTCTACCTGATATCCAAAGTTCACAGCACCACCTTGACGAGCGACCTGGTGCTGGGCGTCCAGAGCCAGGTGGGTGAGGAGCCCCACGCTGACCTGGCCTGGCTGGCCCTGGCCAGTATGGCCATCTTCATCACAG gtttcGCTCTGGGTTGGGGTCCAATCCCGTGGCTGATCATGTCGGAGATTTTCCCACTCAAAGTGAGAGGGTTTGCCAGCGCCGTCTGTGTGCTCACCAACTGGAGCATGGCGTTCATAGTCACCAAAACCTTCCAGGATATGATG ATTCTTCTAACCAGCGCTGGAACCTTCTGGCTGTTCGCCTCCATGTGCACCCTCAACGTCATCTTCACCATCGCCTTAATCCCAGAAACCAAGGGCAAGACACTCGAGCAGATCGAAGCCATATTCAGAGGGACATCAGGTCCATAA
- the slc2a8 gene encoding solute carrier family 2, facilitated glucose transporter member 8 isoform X1: protein MLPWKPTSNKPSGWRKRLLFSKQSLDREQQERANIRISMDIQNERRRLLDAEGGDEDPTGLMSEHEAYLSKVKNRKLYLATFASVLGPMSFGFVLGYSSPAIPDLTQISDPRLRLDDVQASWFGSIVTLGAAAGGLLGGWMVEKIGRKLSLMFCSLPFVFGFTIIIAAQNVWMLHLGRVLTGVASGVTSLVVPLYISEMCHERVRGTLGSCVQLMVVLGIMGVYLAGLYLDWRWLAICSSIPPTLLMVCMCFMPETPRFLLSQGKRREAEEALRFLRGPDAPVEWECARIEDACDEQGSSFQMSDLKDPGVYKPLVIGIMLMIFQQLTGINAIMFYAENIFEQAHFKDSDLASVIVGLIQVVFTGVAALIMDKAGRKLLLIMSGVAMAISTTAFGVYFYLISKVHSTTLTSDLVLGVQSQVGEEPHADLAWLALASMAIFITGFALGWGPIPWLIMSEIFPLKVRGFASAVCVLTNWSMAFIVTKTFQDMMILLTSAGTFWLFASMCTLNVIFTIALIPETKGKTLEQIEAIFRGTSGP from the exons ATGTTACCATGGAAACCAACCTCCAACAAGCCAAGCGGCTGGAGGAAGAggcttttattttctaaacAGAGTCTCGACA GAGAACAACAAGAGAGGGCAAACATCAGGATCAGTATGGACATCCAGAACGAGAGGAGAAGGCTCCTGGATGCGGAGGGAGGTGATGAGGATCCGACTGGACTCATGTCTGAGCATGAGGCTTATCTGAG CAAAGTGAAGAACAGGAAGTTGTACCTTGCAACATTTGCGTCCGTCCTGGGCCCCATGAGCTTCGGGTTTGTTTTGGGCTACAGCTCTCCTGCCATCCCTGACCTCACCCAGATCTCAGACCCTCGGCTGCGGCTGGACGATGTCCAGGCCTCCTGGTTTGGG TCCATCGTGACGTTGGGAGCGGCGGCGGGCGGCCTGCTGGGCGGCTGGATGGTGGAGAAAATCGGCAGGAAGCTCAGTCTGATGTTCTGCTCGCTGCCGTTTGTCTTCGgtttcaccatcatcatcgCGGCGCAGAACGTTTGGATGCTTCACCTCGGCAGGGTGCTCACCGGCGTCGCCAGCGGAGTCACCTCGCTGGTCGTCCCG CTGTATATCTCTGAGATGTGTCATGAGCGCGTTCGAGGGACGTTAGGCTCCTGCGTGCAGCTCATGGTGGTGCTCGGCATCATGGGAGTGTATCTCGCAG GTCTATACCTGGACTGGCGCTGGCTGGCGATCTGCAGCTCCATCCCACCGACGCTGCTGATGGTGTGTATGTGCTTCATGCCGGAGACGCCCAGGTTCCTGCTGTCCCAGGGCAAGAGGCGGGAAGCCGAGGAGGCGCTGCGCTTCCTGCGAGGACCTGATGCCCCCGTCGAATGGGAGTGCGCCCGCATTGAGGACGCCTGTGACGAGCAG gGGTCTAGTTTCCAGATGTCCGACCTGAAGGACCCTGGTGTCTACAAGCCTCTGGTGATCGGCATCATGCTGATGATCTTTCAGCAGCTGACTGGGATCAATGCCATCATGTTCTACgctgaaaacatatttgaacaGGCACATTTCAAG GACAGTGACCTGGCCTCAGTGATCGTGGGTCTGATTCAGGTGGTCTTCACAGGAGTGGCAGCGCTGATCATGGACAAGGCCGGAAGAAAACTTCTTCTCATCATGTCAG gtgttgccatggcgatcAGCACCACAGCGTTCGGGGTTTATTTCTACCTGATATCCAAAGTTCACAGCACCACCTTGACGAGCGACCTGGTGCTGGGCGTCCAGAGCCAGGTGGGTGAGGAGCCCCACGCTGACCTGGCCTGGCTGGCCCTGGCCAGTATGGCCATCTTCATCACAG gtttcGCTCTGGGTTGGGGTCCAATCCCGTGGCTGATCATGTCGGAGATTTTCCCACTCAAAGTGAGAGGGTTTGCCAGCGCCGTCTGTGTGCTCACCAACTGGAGCATGGCGTTCATAGTCACCAAAACCTTCCAGGATATGATG ATTCTTCTAACCAGCGCTGGAACCTTCTGGCTGTTCGCCTCCATGTGCACCCTCAACGTCATCTTCACCATCGCCTTAATCCCAGAAACCAAGGGCAAGACACTCGAGCAGATCGAAGCCATATTCAGAGGGACATCAGGTCCATAA
- the LOC121903375 gene encoding protein HIRA, whose product MKLLKPSWVSHNGKPIFSVDIHPDGTKFATGGQGEDSGKVMIWNMAPVLRDEDEKNENIPKMLCQMDNHLACVNCVRWSNNGLYLASGGDDKLVMVWKRAAFIGPSTVFGSSSKLANVEQWRCVTILRNHTGDVMDVAWSPHDVWLASCSVDNTIVIWNARKFPEMVTCLRGHTGLVKGLTWDPVGKYIASQADDHSLKVWRTVDWQMEANITKPFSECGGTTHVLRLSWSPDGQYLVSAHAMNNSGPTAQIVERDGWKTNMDFVGHRKAVTVVKFNPKIFKKKQKNGSSPKPSCPYCCCAVGSKDRSLSVWLTSLKRPLVVIHDLFDKSIMDISWTLTGLGMLVCSMDGTVAYLDFSLDELGDPLSEEEKNTIHQNIYGKSLAITSTGAQLSTTIIENPEMLKYQQERQNSAQAHSGPVGAGPEASAPKLNSVMNGESLEDIRKNLLKKQVETRTADGRRRITPLCIAQLDTGDFSPALFNSAPILPSGSSMSNQLTSQLSSDSSPGQASSLGLRPTHDPMLNLPPPNSTSKGLEDNKDGSKSNLLLTSASKIEPMKALDSRFTERSKATPGVTAAITSTTGLSPLDRTKDGISALKDIKTKEDTSSDSEDKMAAINKNLAFTKRKPEMLMDGGEVVEKRKKGRPRKDKMATPVAQPFTQITPPAERESSRVAAPPAPAAVLKLPTPSIQKAFSLQVSMEPSVFLEVENEVSVVAGTKLSQLRCSRDGRDWNTLLPSSVVTAAGSSDVIAVACQDRMLSVFSSCGRRLLPAIQLATPASALHCSAHFVMALTAGATLFVWDVQKQKALVKNESLLTILSGADITVSQSMLTQQGVPVIGLSNGKSYCFSSSLETWTLIADKGDSLVQCADFRSCLPTQDAPVSSGPLAVMQGRNLNAGRLASRLSSTPHHLQQSMTLAFLENQLASALTLQSAQEYRYWMLIYARFLVNEGSEYRLRELCKELLGPVHKSAATAWEPTTLGLRKRELLREVLPVIGENLRFQRLFTEYQDQLELLRNK is encoded by the exons ATGAAGCTGCTGAAGCCGAGCTGGGTGAGCCACAACG GCAAACCCATATTTTCAGTTGACATTCACCCTGATGGGACAAAATTTGCAACTGGTGGgcaag GGGAGGATTCGGGGAAGGTGATGATCTGGAACATGGCGCCTGTCCTCCGAGACGAGGATGAGAAGAACGAGAATATTCCCAAGATGCTTTGCCAGATGGACAATCACTTAG CGTGTGTGAACTGTGTGCGCTGGTCCAACAACGGGCTGTACCTGGCATCCGGAGGAGACGACAAGCTGGTCATGGTGTGGAAGAGAGCCGC cttcaTCGGTCCGAGCACGGTGTTCGGGTCGAGCAGTAAGCTGGCCAACGTGGAGCAGTGGAGGTGTGTCACCATCCTGAGGAACCACACTGGAg ATGTGATGGACGTGGCGTGGTCTCCTCATGACGTGTGGCTGGCTTCCTGCAGCGTCGACAACACCATCGTCATCTGGAACGCTCGTAAATTCCCAG agatGGTGACGTGTCTTCGGGGACACACCGGGCTGGTCAAAGGCCTGACGTGGGATCCGGTGGGGAAATACATCGCCTCCCAGGCCGACGACCACAGCCTCAAAGTGTGGAGGACGGTGGACTGGCAGATGGAGGCAAACATCACCAAACCCTTCAGTGAG TGTGGTGGGACGACACACGTCCTGCGTCTGTCCTGGTCTCCAGACGGTCAGTATCTGGTCTCGGCTCACGCCATGAACAACTCCGGCCCCACCGCTCAGATCGTGGAGAGAGACGGCTGGAAGACCAACATGGACTTTGTGGGCCACCGTAAAGCCGTCACCGTAGTG aAATTCAACCCAAAGATTTttaagaagaagcagaagaacgGCAGCTCTCCGAAGCCCAGCTGTCCGTACTGCTGCTGCGCCGTCGGCAGCAAAGACCGATCGCTCTCCGTCTGG CTGACGTCTCTGAAGCGCCCCCTGGTGGTCATCCATGATCTGTTTGACAAATCAATTATGGACATTTCCTG gaCTCTGACAGGTCTGGGGATGTTGGTGTGTTCGATGGACGGTACTGTGGCCTACCTGGACTTCTCATTAGATGAACTGGGAGACCCTCtgagtgaggaggagaag AACACCATCCATCAGAACATCTACGGTAAGAGTCTGGCTATCACCAGCACCGGAGCCcagctctccaccaccatcatcgaGAACCCAGAGATGCTCAAATACCAGCAAGAGAGACAGAACTCGGCCCAGGCCCACTCGGGACCGGTCGGCGCCGGTCCCGAAGCCTCCGCCCCCAAACTCAACAGCGTCATGAACGGAGAGTCTCTGGAGGACATCAGGAAG AACCTTCTGAAGAAGCAGGTGGAGACGAGAACCGCCGACGGCAGAAGACGAATCACGCCGCTGTGTATCGCTCAGCTGGACACGGG GGATTTCTCGCCGGCTTTGTTCAACAGCGCTCCCATCCTGCCTTCGGGATCCTCCATGTCCAACCAGCTCACCTCCCAGCTCAGCTCTGACTCCAGCCCAGGACAGGCCTCCTCTCTGGGGCTCAGGCCCACACACGACCCCATGCTCAACCTGCCTCCACCCAACAGCACCAGCAAGGGCCTGGAGGACAACAAGGACGG TTCGAAGTCCAACCTGCTGCTCACTTCTGCCTCCAAGATCGAGCCAATGAAAGCTCTGGACTCCAGGTTCACAGAGAGGTCAAAGGCGACGCCGGGCGTCACAGCCGCCATCACCTCCACCACGGGACTCTCGCCTCTGGACAG GACAAAAGACGGCATCTCCGCCCTCAAAGACATAAAAACCAAAGAAGACACCAGCAGCGACAGCGAGGACAAGATGGCCGCCATCAACAAGAACCTGGCGTTCACCAAGAGGAAACCCGAGATGCTGATGGACGGAGGCGAGGTGgtggagaagaggaaaaagggaCGACCCAGGAAAGACAAGATGGCCACTCCTGTCGCCCAACCCTTCACTCAG ATAACTCCTCCAGCAGAGCGGGAGTCCAGCAGGGTggcagctcctccagctcccGCAGCTGTTCTCAAACTCCCGACGCCGAGCATCCAGAAGGCCTTCAGCCTGCAG gtgagCATGGAGCCCTCGGTGTTCCTGGAGGTGGAGAACGAGGTCTCGGTGGTCGCGGGTACGAAGCTCAGCCAGCTGCGATGCTCCAGAGACGGACGAGACTGGAACACGCTGCTGCCCAGCTCGGTGGTCACCGCTGCAGGGAGCAG tGACGTCATAGCCGTCGCCTGTCAGGACAGGATGTTGTCGGTGTTCTCTTCCTGTGGGCGTCGGCTCCTTCCTGCCATCCAGCTGGCCACGCCCGCCTCAGCCCTGCACTGCTCCGCCCACTTCGTCATGGCTCTGACGGCCGGAGCGACGCTGTTCGTCTG GGACGTTCAGAAACAGAAAGCTCTGGTGAAGAACGAGTCTCTGCTGACTATTTTATCTG GCGCTGACATCACGGTGTCTCAGTCCATGCTGACTCAGCAGGGAGTTCCAGTCATCGGTCTGTCCAACGGGAAGTCGTACTGCTTCAGCTCCTCACTGGAGACGTG GACGCTGATAGCAGATAAAGGAGACTCTCTGGTCCAGTGCGCCGACTTCAGGAGCTGCCTACCTACCCAGGATGCACCTGTGTCCTCGGGGCCACTGGCCGTCATGCAGGGACGCAACCTCAA CGCTGGCCGGCTGGCGTCCCGGCTCTCCTCCACCCCTCACCACCTGCAGCAGAGCATGACGCTGGCCTTCCTGGAGAACCAGCTGGCGTCCGCTCTGACTCTGCAGTCGGCGCAGGAGTATCGCTACTGGATGCTCATCTACGCCCGATTCCTCGTCAACGAAG gctCAGAGTATCGTCTCCGAGAACTCTGTAAGGAGCTGCTAGGTCCTGTTCACAAATCAGCTGCTACAGCCTGGGAGCCCACCACGCTG
- the slc2a8 gene encoding solute carrier family 2, facilitated glucose transporter member 8 isoform X3, with translation MDIQNERRRLLDAEGGDEDPTGLMSEHEAYLSKVKNRKLYLATFASVLGPMSFGFVLGYSSPAIPDLTQISDPRLRLDDVQASWFGSIVTLGAAAGGLLGGWMVEKIGRKLSLMFCSLPFVFGFTIIIAAQNVWMLHLGRVLTGVASGVTSLVVPLYISEMCHERVRGTLGSCVQLMVVLGIMGVYLAGLYLDWRWLAICSSIPPTLLMVCMCFMPETPRFLLSQGKRREAEEALRFLRGPDAPVEWECARIEDACDEQGSSFQMSDLKDPGVYKPLVIGIMLMIFQQLTGINAIMFYAENIFEQAHFKDSDLASVIVGLIQVVFTGVAALIMDKAGRKLLLIMSGVAMAISTTAFGVYFYLISKVHSTTLTSDLVLGVQSQVGEEPHADLAWLALASMAIFITGFALGWGPIPWLIMSEIFPLKVRGFASAVCVLTNWSMAFIVTKTFQDMMILLTSAGTFWLFASMCTLNVIFTIALIPETKGKTLEQIEAIFRGTSGP, from the exons ATGGACATCCAGAACGAGAGGAGAAGGCTCCTGGATGCGGAGGGAGGTGATGAGGATCCGACTGGACTCATGTCTGAGCATGAGGCTTATCTGAG CAAAGTGAAGAACAGGAAGTTGTACCTTGCAACATTTGCGTCCGTCCTGGGCCCCATGAGCTTCGGGTTTGTTTTGGGCTACAGCTCTCCTGCCATCCCTGACCTCACCCAGATCTCAGACCCTCGGCTGCGGCTGGACGATGTCCAGGCCTCCTGGTTTGGG TCCATCGTGACGTTGGGAGCGGCGGCGGGCGGCCTGCTGGGCGGCTGGATGGTGGAGAAAATCGGCAGGAAGCTCAGTCTGATGTTCTGCTCGCTGCCGTTTGTCTTCGgtttcaccatcatcatcgCGGCGCAGAACGTTTGGATGCTTCACCTCGGCAGGGTGCTCACCGGCGTCGCCAGCGGAGTCACCTCGCTGGTCGTCCCG CTGTATATCTCTGAGATGTGTCATGAGCGCGTTCGAGGGACGTTAGGCTCCTGCGTGCAGCTCATGGTGGTGCTCGGCATCATGGGAGTGTATCTCGCAG GTCTATACCTGGACTGGCGCTGGCTGGCGATCTGCAGCTCCATCCCACCGACGCTGCTGATGGTGTGTATGTGCTTCATGCCGGAGACGCCCAGGTTCCTGCTGTCCCAGGGCAAGAGGCGGGAAGCCGAGGAGGCGCTGCGCTTCCTGCGAGGACCTGATGCCCCCGTCGAATGGGAGTGCGCCCGCATTGAGGACGCCTGTGACGAGCAG gGGTCTAGTTTCCAGATGTCCGACCTGAAGGACCCTGGTGTCTACAAGCCTCTGGTGATCGGCATCATGCTGATGATCTTTCAGCAGCTGACTGGGATCAATGCCATCATGTTCTACgctgaaaacatatttgaacaGGCACATTTCAAG GACAGTGACCTGGCCTCAGTGATCGTGGGTCTGATTCAGGTGGTCTTCACAGGAGTGGCAGCGCTGATCATGGACAAGGCCGGAAGAAAACTTCTTCTCATCATGTCAG gtgttgccatggcgatcAGCACCACAGCGTTCGGGGTTTATTTCTACCTGATATCCAAAGTTCACAGCACCACCTTGACGAGCGACCTGGTGCTGGGCGTCCAGAGCCAGGTGGGTGAGGAGCCCCACGCTGACCTGGCCTGGCTGGCCCTGGCCAGTATGGCCATCTTCATCACAG gtttcGCTCTGGGTTGGGGTCCAATCCCGTGGCTGATCATGTCGGAGATTTTCCCACTCAAAGTGAGAGGGTTTGCCAGCGCCGTCTGTGTGCTCACCAACTGGAGCATGGCGTTCATAGTCACCAAAACCTTCCAGGATATGATG ATTCTTCTAACCAGCGCTGGAACCTTCTGGCTGTTCGCCTCCATGTGCACCCTCAACGTCATCTTCACCATCGCCTTAATCCCAGAAACCAAGGGCAAGACACTCGAGCAGATCGAAGCCATATTCAGAGGGACATCAGGTCCATAA